In Denitratisoma sp. DHT3, one DNA window encodes the following:
- the dcd gene encoding dCTP deaminase has protein sequence MAIKSDKWIRRMAEQHGMIEPFEPGLVREVDGKKIVSYGTSSYGYDIRCAREFRVFTNINSTIVDPKNFDPNSFVEMEGDSCIIPPNSFALARTVEYFRIPRNVLTVCLGKSTYARCGIIVNVTPFEPEWEGYVTLEFSNTTPLPAKIYAGEGCAQVLFFESDEVCETSYKDRGGKYQGQVGVTLPKI, from the coding sequence ATGGCCATCAAATCGGACAAATGGATTCGCCGCATGGCGGAGCAGCACGGCATGATCGAACCCTTCGAGCCCGGCCTGGTGCGCGAGGTCGATGGCAAGAAGATCGTCTCCTACGGCACCTCCAGCTACGGCTACGATATCCGCTGCGCGCGTGAATTCCGGGTGTTCACCAACATCAACTCCACCATCGTCGACCCGAAGAACTTCGACCCGAATTCCTTCGTCGAGATGGAGGGCGACTCCTGCATCATCCCGCCCAACTCCTTCGCCCTGGCCCGCACCGTCGAATACTTCCGCATTCCGCGCAACGTGCTCACCGTCTGCCTGGGCAAGAGCACCTACGCCCGCTGCGGCATCATCGTGAACGTCACGCCCTTCGAGCCCGAATGGGAAGGCTACGTGACCCTGGAGTTCTCCAACACCACCCCGCTGCCGGCCAAGATCTACGCCGGCGAGGGCTGCGCCCAGGTGCTGTTCTTCGAGTCCGACGAGGTCTGCGAGACCTCCTACAAGGACCGCGGCGGCAAGTACCAGGGCCAGGTGGGCGTCACCCTGCCCAAGATCTAG
- a CDS encoding arginine/lysine/ornithine decarboxylase → MRFHFPVIIIDEDFRSENASGLGIRALAKAMEDEGLEVLGVTSYGDMASFAQQQSRASAFILSVDDEELANEPEETLAELRAFVTEIRNRNADIPIFLHGETRTSRHIPNDVLRELHGFIHMYEDTPEFIARNVKREATAYLDSLPPPFFRALTHYAADGSYSWHCPGHSGGVAFLKSPVGQMFHQFFGENMLRADVCNAVEELGQLLDHTGPVAASERNAARIFNADHLFFVTNGTSTSNKIVWHSTVAPGDIVVVDRNCHKSVLHAIMMTGAIPVFLMPTRNNYGIIGPIPKSEFKWENIRKKIDAHPFASQVKGKPRVLTITQSTYDGVLYNVEDIKAELDGKIDTLHFDEAWLPHAAFHDFYGDYHAMGADRPRCKESMVFSTQSTHKLLAGLSQASQILVQDAENNKLDRDVFNEAYLMHTSTSPQYSIIASCDVAAAMMEEPGGTALVEESIAEALDFRRAMRKVDEEWGAGWWFRVWGPDDLSEEGIEERDAWMLKAGERWHGFGNLAEGFNMLDPIKATIITPGLDVDGDFAADFGIPAAIVTKYLAEHGVIVEKCGLYSFFIMFTIGITKGRWNTLVTALQQFKDDYDKNQPLWKVLPEFVAKNPRYERVGLRELCTQIHEVYKANDVARLTTEMYLSAMEPAMRPSDAFAKMAHREIDRVPIDELEGRVTAVLLTPYPPGIPLLIPGERFNRTIMRYLQFARDFNEHFPGFETDIHGLVKDVTEGKVRYYVDCVARR, encoded by the coding sequence ATGCGCTTCCACTTTCCGGTCATCATCATCGACGAGGACTTCCGCTCCGAGAACGCCTCGGGCCTCGGCATCCGCGCCCTGGCCAAGGCCATGGAGGACGAGGGCCTGGAAGTGCTTGGCGTCACCAGCTACGGCGACATGGCCTCCTTCGCCCAGCAGCAGAGCCGCGCCTCGGCCTTCATCCTTTCGGTGGACGACGAGGAGCTGGCCAACGAGCCGGAGGAAACCCTGGCCGAGCTGCGCGCCTTCGTCACCGAGATCCGCAACCGCAATGCCGACATCCCGATCTTCCTGCACGGCGAGACCCGCACCTCGCGCCACATCCCCAACGACGTGCTGCGGGAGCTGCATGGTTTCATCCACATGTACGAGGACACGCCGGAATTCATCGCCCGCAACGTCAAGCGCGAGGCCACGGCCTACCTGGATTCGCTGCCGCCGCCCTTCTTCCGCGCGCTGACCCACTACGCCGCCGACGGCTCCTACTCCTGGCACTGTCCCGGCCACTCCGGCGGCGTCGCCTTCCTCAAGAGCCCGGTGGGCCAGATGTTCCACCAGTTCTTCGGCGAGAACATGCTGCGCGCCGACGTCTGCAACGCGGTCGAGGAACTCGGCCAGCTGCTCGATCACACCGGTCCGGTGGCGGCCTCCGAGCGCAACGCCGCGCGCATCTTCAACGCCGACCACCTGTTCTTCGTCACCAACGGCACCTCCACCTCCAACAAGATCGTCTGGCACTCCACCGTCGCGCCGGGCGACATCGTGGTGGTGGACCGCAACTGCCACAAGTCGGTGCTGCACGCCATCATGATGACCGGGGCGATCCCCGTGTTCCTGATGCCCACCCGCAACAACTACGGCATCATCGGCCCGATCCCGAAGAGCGAGTTCAAGTGGGAGAACATCCGGAAAAAGATCGACGCCCATCCCTTCGCCAGCCAGGTCAAGGGCAAGCCGCGGGTGCTGACCATCACCCAGTCCACCTACGACGGCGTGCTCTACAACGTCGAGGACATCAAGGCGGAGCTGGACGGCAAGATCGACACCCTGCATTTCGACGAGGCCTGGCTGCCCCATGCCGCGTTCCACGACTTCTACGGCGACTACCACGCGATGGGCGCCGACCGGCCGCGCTGCAAGGAGTCGATGGTGTTCTCCACCCAGTCCACCCACAAGCTGCTGGCGGGCCTGTCCCAGGCCTCCCAGATCCTGGTGCAGGACGCCGAGAACAACAAGCTCGACCGCGACGTGTTCAACGAGGCCTACCTGATGCACACCTCGACCTCGCCGCAGTATTCGATCATCGCTTCCTGCGACGTGGCGGCGGCGATGATGGAGGAGCCCGGCGGCACCGCCCTGGTGGAGGAGTCGATCGCCGAGGCGCTCGACTTCCGCCGCGCGATGCGCAAGGTGGATGAGGAATGGGGCGCCGGCTGGTGGTTCAGGGTCTGGGGACCGGACGACCTCTCGGAGGAGGGCATCGAGGAGCGCGACGCCTGGATGCTCAAGGCCGGCGAGCGCTGGCACGGCTTCGGCAACCTGGCCGAGGGCTTCAACATGCTCGACCCGATCAAGGCCACCATCATCACCCCGGGCCTCGACGTGGATGGCGACTTCGCCGCCGACTTCGGCATTCCCGCCGCCATCGTCACCAAGTATCTGGCCGAGCACGGCGTGATCGTCGAGAAGTGCGGCCTCTACAGCTTCTTCATCATGTTCACCATCGGCATCACCAAGGGCCGCTGGAACACCCTGGTCACCGCCTTGCAGCAGTTCAAGGACGACTACGACAAGAACCAGCCCCTGTGGAAGGTGCTGCCCGAGTTCGTCGCCAAGAACCCGCGCTACGAGCGCGTCGGCCTGCGCGAGCTATGCACCCAGATCCACGAGGTGTACAAGGCCAACGACGTGGCCCGCCTGACCACCGAGATGTACCTGTCCGCCATGGAGCCGGCCATGCGCCCCTCCGACGCCTTCGCCAAGATGGCCCACCGCGAGATCGACCGGGTGCCCATCGACGA